The Blautia luti nucleotide sequence TGATATATTTCATCCCTGATAATTCCATAATAAAGCACTTGTCAGAATAAATTTTATTATTCCCCTGCTTTATGCCGTATTATTTACTTTAACATTTATTCTCCTTCCCTGCAACGAAAAAAACATGCAAACTCTTTCTGAATTTAAAGATCGTTCGCATGCTTTTTAGTCTCTTTTTACCCCAATTACTCTGTACTATAACAACAGAAGGATTTTATCTATATTAGATTACAGCATCTCAATCAGTGCCGCAATACGTGTATTAAGCTGTCCTATATCAGACTGGGAATAATCTGTCTCTACATGCAGATAAGGAATCTTCTTCTCTTCCCTCACAAATCTTCCAACTTTACCTGCCTCCACGTTATAAGTATGACAGGCCTGCAAAGTCATCTCCACAACAGCTTCCACCTGATACTCGTCGATCAGCTCATTCAGCAGTTCAAAACGGTTCGGATTCGGAGTCATAACAGAACATCCGATATTCAGATAACGTCTTGCAATTGCCTCATAGATATCCGGGTCACTTTCATCAATGAGTCTGTCCACACTCTTCGCACCAGAGCAGTTTTCAAATGCAACTACCACTCCACCGTTTTCTTCAATGGCTTTTACCACTTTCATGGTAGCACCACCCATTGGACATCCGGTAATTAAGATACGATGTTTCTTACCCTCATTCTTACCTGCTGCATATTCTTCTTTCACTTTCGCAGTCAGTGCATCAATCTCTGCCGGAACTTTGGAGCGGTCGAATTTGAAAGTAGTTCCATACAATACATTATAGAGATTCTCGCCCTTCATCGGTGCCGGATCCAGTTTCATCAATTCATAGAAATCTTTCAGTGCACGACGCCCTTCATTACTGATGCGAACCGCCTCGCGCAATTTCTCCTCTGTGATCTCCACCTCAAATTTCTTCTCCAGATATTCTTTGAATCGGATGATCTCACTCTTCCAGTACTGTAATGCAGCTTCTGTCTGCTTATGAGGAAGTTCCAGAATAAATACATCTTTAAATTCAGACATAAACTCATACATTTTCTTCTTTCCGTCGCAGGTAGTCTCACCAACCACAACATCTGAGAAATAGAAGAATGGACATTTATCTGTCACTGCGAAACCATAACTTGCCTTGATCAGCGGACAGAGATTTTTCGGCAGTGTCTGCTCTGCTACAGGAATTGTCTCATCAGACATGGAACATAAACCTACAGAAGCAGCTCCCATTGCCATTGCAATCTCCTGTGGGAAATATGTACAGTAAGAACCAATAACCGGAATATTCTGATCCTTGATCTTCTTGATGGCAAGAAATGAATTCTTCCTCTGTTCTGCAAACTCCTCAAATACCTCTGGTAACTCTTTAATTACTTCCATCTTTGTGTCTCTCAACTTTCTATATAGTTTTTATATTTTGATGTTTCAACCTTACTCCTACTGCTTTCGCATCATTTTCTACGATGTTCATTTATTTCTTTTTCTCTTTAGCAAGCAATGATGCTCCAAATGCTCCTGCATATCTTCCGTCTTTCATAGCTTCAACCATACATCCCAGATTCTCCGAAAGAATCTCTACGAAATACGGACATTCACTCAGTCCCCCTGTAAGAATCACCGTCCCGGGAAGCTGCTTTCTCCTGGCAAGCTGTGCAACCTTTTCCGCCACAGAATTTACTACTCCCGCAGCTATATCTTCTCTGCTTCGCCCCTCGCCGATCATACTGATCACCTCGGATTCCGCAAACACCGTACACAATGAACTGATCGGTACCGCAGTTCCCTTCGCTGCCAGATCAAACAACTCCGCAATCGTAACTCCCAGTCGATTCGCCATAATCTCCAGAAACTTCCCGGTTCCTGCAGAACACTTATCATTCATAAGAAAATCCTGGATCATTCCTTGCTTCACCAGGATCACTTTCGTATCCTGGCCACCTACATCAATGATCGCGCAGTCATTCCCCGCCATCTCTCTGCCACCTCTCCCATGACAGGTGATCTCTGTGATCACAAAATCCGCATAATCCACAGCCACACGCCCATATCCTGTAGCTGCTACACGAACTTCCTCACTCTTTACATCAATCCCTTCATCCAGAAGCCTTGATGCTATTTCCGATGCCGTTTCCTTACTGCTCCACCCTGTAGGCAGCACAAACTTTATTTCCCTGTCACCGGTTACAACTGTCTTCGAAGCAGTTGAACCGATATCAATTCCAACGTAATACACCCTTTCTCATCCACCTTCATTTCTCCGATTTCGTTTTTATATCTTCTATTATATACGAATACTTCTCTAATCAAAAATTTAAAACACAAATAAAAGCAGAGGATTTATTTCATTTGTCAATAAATCACACCTGCTTTTATTCTGACTTTATCTCTTGTCATCTACACATCCATGACCAGTACTTTTCATACAATCATCCGCAATATTTGCAATCCGCTTTGCAGTTTATTCAGTCAAAATCTCGTATGTTTGTTCACATATCTGGCCTTATACTTGGAATACACAATCGTCTGATCCTTATACAGCCCATAATATCCGGAAGCCGCATAACTGATAGACACCGCGATCAGATAAAACGAAACGCCTTTAAACCCAAACATCTCAAACGCGATCAGGATGGACGTGATCGGACAGTTCGTCACACCGCAGAATACTGCTGCCATCCCACATGCAGCACAGATAGACGGTGAAAGTCCAATCCAGTTACCCATCGTGCATCCAAAAGTTGCACCAATACAAAATGACGGCACAATCTCACCACCCCGGAATCCGGCACGCATGGTCAAAGCTGTCAGGATCAGTTTCCACAGGAAATCAAACGTTCTTGCCTGCCCGTCCTCCACTGCTTTCTCGATCAGTTCCGCGCCGGCACCCATATAATCAGTAGTTCCCAGAAGCATGGTGATTCCAATCACCAGACAGGCTCCCACAACCACACGGATATACGGATTCTTAAAATATTTTCCATAAGTTCCTGCAACTCCATTCAGCACCATACAGAACACAATACTGACCACAGCACATCCGGCTGCAACAACGCCCATCTTCAGTCCTGTCTCAATGGTCAACTCCGGAATATCCACTACATGAAAGGCCTCCGGTGTAACTCCCATACCAGCTGCAAACCCGGATGCGATCAATGACGCGATCATACATGGCATCAGCGCCGTATAATACATAACCCCAACACTCACAACTTCCAGGGCAAATACAGCAGCAGCCATCGGCGTTCCAAATAATGCAGAGAACGCCGCACTCATACCGCACATTACGATCACATGCCGGTCCTCTTCGTCCAGATGGATCCATCGTCCAAGCTGATTCGCAATACTTCCGCCAAGCTGGATTGCTGCACCCTCACGCCCTGCAGAACCACCTGCCAGATGAGTAAATGCCGTAGAAATAAAAATCAGCGGTGCAGACAGAAGCGGTACATCATCCTGGGATCTCACCGTAGAAAGCACCTGATTCGTGCCTCCGTCATCCTTGCCGAACTTCTCATACAGAAACACAATGATCAGCCCCATCACAGGCAGCAGATAAAATATCCATCCATTCTCTTTCCTGTAATTCGTCACACCTTTCAGCATAAAAGAAAACAGCGTACTGGCTGCTCCTACAATACATCCCACAAGCACCGCCAGCATCAGCCACTTCACAAGATTTCCTACATCCCTCTGGATCTCACCGCTGTAATATCGCAGCTTTCTTTTCAGTGGCCTTTTCTCTTCCATGCTCTGTTCTTTTGTGCTGTTCTCCTGAACTACACTCTTTTCCTCTTTCTCCATTTCCCCTCAAACCTTTCTTAAATATAACCCGTTTTCCCCATTTTATCATATATATTTAAATAAAAAAATAAGAAAGAATCCTGCTTACAGGATTCTCTGCCTGTGGTGGGCGCTTCAGCGACATAATTCCTCTTATACAAAAAAGACCTTTATTCCAGACATCTCCCGGTATCTGGAATAAAAGTCTTACGGATCAGCAACTTTCTATCAGCCTTTCAGTCTGCACACCATATCCCACAGTGCTTTCGCAGAATTGAAGTTCTCCGGAATGATATCTGCCGGAGTAATCGTGATATCATAAGTATCCTGTAATTCACTTACGATAGACAGGATCGCGAAGGAATCAAGGATTCCGTCATCAATTAAAGTATCGCAGTTCTCAAAGTCTGCATCCGGCTGGATTTCTTCCAGAAGTTCGATTAATTCTTCCATTTCGTAATCTCCTTATCTGTTTTTATTTTTCTGAATTTAAAGTGTCTGTATGTATACCATCCCGCACCAGACGTAGTCCCTCTTCCTTCGTCCAGAAATAGATTCTCGGAAGCGGACGGCTTAAGAACAGATAAATTCCCTCTGTCACGGAATAAGCACCTACCCTTTCGAATACCAGTATATCATGGATCTTCGGTTTATGCAGTGGAAAACGCTTCACAACCACATCGCTTACTGTACATAAGGCACCGCACAGATTCCAGTTCTCCTCTTTCCCTTCTGTCTTCTCTGTTCCGTCAGGAGCAAGCTGTGTGCAGTAGGGCTGTTTCATCGCCATGGCCTGTCCATAATAATTCAGATGATTGATACCGCCATCCATAATGATATACGGCTGTTCTTTATTTACTTTCATATCTACAATAGAAGTAACATAATATCCGCAGGCTGCTGCCAGGAAACGTCCCATTTCAAGCACAATCCTGCTCTTGAATTCAAGCCCGTCAAGCAGTGTCCGGAACTCACCCAGCACAGCTTCCATTTCCTCTGCCTTATCCTTCTTAAAGTACGGTACAAAGAAGCCCGGACCATATTCCAGTACCTGCGCCTGAAAACCACTCTGCTCCTTCAGCTCTCCCATAAATCCGTCCAGATGCTCCAGTTCCTCTTTCATCTGTGCCAGATCTTTCTTCTGTGTACCGGAATAGAACTGAAGTCCCTGAATTTCCACACCGCTGAAATCATTTCTGTGTGAAATGATCCCACGGATCTCGTCTTCATCTACGCCGAACTGATTTCCGCTGGTAACACGGATCAGTACAGAAATCTTCATCCCCAGCTTCATTGCAGTATCATTCAGGATATGCAGATGCTGCATGGATTCTACTGTATAAACACCTTTTCCTTTATAAGTGGAAAGTACGTACTCTATATCTTCCGGATTCTTATATACACCGGAAAGTACGATACGCTCCATAGGAACTCCCACACGCTCACAGATCCTGAATTCTCCAGGTGAACACACCTCGAAAGAAGGAACCACATCCATCATGGGACCTGTCAGAAAAGGATTGGCCTTCATAGCATAACACAACTCTGCCTTTTCTCCAAGACAGCTGTGCACTTTTTCCACAAATTCTTTCATCCTGTCCAGATCAAATACATAAGCTGGTGTAGGAGTCTTTTCTTTCTCGATCAATTCTTTGATAAATCCATATGCGGAACTCATTTGCCTTCCTCCTGATACATTTCAGTAAGTGCTTTTCTGTCAATTTTGCCATTCTTTGTAAGAGGCATTCTTTCTACCTGTCTGAACACATTCGGTACCATAAATGCAGGTACATACTGTCCCAGTGCTCTCGCCAGGGGACGTCTTTCAATCTCGCCTTCATAGAAGGCCACGATCTTACTCTTCGCTGTGTCAAAAATACAGCAGCTTCTTACAATCTCCGGAACCTTATCCATAGCTGCCTCGATCTCTCCCAGCTCGATCCTGTGTCCCATATGTTTGATCTGGAAATCTTTGCGCGTTGCGAAACACAGCTCACCCAGCTCATTGTAATAAGCCAGGTCACCGGTTCTGTACATAGGCTCCAGATATCTGTCATTCAGTGGATTCTGTACGAAAGCTTTCGCAGTCTGTTCCCTGTTCTTATAATATCCCAGAGCCAGGGCACTTCCGGATACACACAGTTCTCCGTTTTTATTCCTCTCTGTGATCAGCTTATCTTCCTCATCCAGAAGGAAAACTTTTTCATTAGGGAATGCCTTACCCATAGGAAGTACATCACCTGGCTGGAATTCTCTGTCTACAATGTAATAGGTACAGTTACAGGTGATCTCAGTTGGGCCGTAAATATTTACATACATTACATCCGGCAGATATTTTCTCCAGATATTCAGATGTTTCACGGGCATTGCCTCACCTGAGAAAAGGATCTTCTTAATATTATCCGGAACCTTATACTCGAAACCATTTAATGTGGAAATAATGCACAATGCTGATACTGCCCATACCAGAGTTGTTACTTCACGTTCGATCAGATAATCGATCAGCTTCATAGGGAAGGAGAACAGCTGTCTCGGAACAATCTGTACTGTAGCTCCTGTTTTCAGTCCAGAATAAATGTCTTTAACAGATACATCGAAATCCCACGGTGCCTGATTTCCCATTACATCCTTATCCGTAATGTCAAACAATTCTGTAAAGCAGTCAATGAAATCCAGTACCGATCTGTGTCCTACTACAACTCCTTTCGGAACTCCTGTAGAACCGGATGTAAAAATTCCATACAGAGGATCTACATCCAGTGCCTGCTCACGGATAGCTTTCAGTACTTCCGGATTCTCCGGTTCTGCTGCAAGTTCCGGTGCCATAAGTACTGTTCCGTGGAAGTCCAGCTTCTCCAGATCCTTTAAATATTTCTCAGAAGTAACGATCACATCACTGTCCAGGATTCCCAGGATCTGCTGCAGTCTGCTTGCCGGCTGTTTGGTATCCATCAGTACATAGAAGCATCCCGCATAAACAGCTCCCATGAAGATTCCAATTGTTTCTACACTCTTTTCCATAAATACCGGAAC carries:
- a CDS encoding acyl-CoA dehydratase activase, which translates into the protein MYYVGIDIGSTASKTVVTGDREIKFVLPTGWSSKETASEIASRLLDEGIDVKSEEVRVAATGYGRVAVDYADFVITEITCHGRGGREMAGNDCAIIDVGGQDTKVILVKQGMIQDFLMNDKCSAGTGKFLEIMANRLGVTIAELFDLAAKGTAVPISSLCTVFAESEVISMIGEGRSREDIAAGVVNSVAEKVAQLARRKQLPGTVILTGGLSECPYFVEILSENLGCMVEAMKDGRYAGAFGASLLAKEKKK
- a CDS encoding diaminopimelate decarboxylase family protein — translated: MSSAYGFIKELIEKEKTPTPAYVFDLDRMKEFVEKVHSCLGEKAELCYAMKANPFLTGPMMDVVPSFEVCSPGEFRICERVGVPMERIVLSGVYKNPEDIEYVLSTYKGKGVYTVESMQHLHILNDTAMKLGMKISVLIRVTSGNQFGVDEDEIRGIISHRNDFSGVEIQGLQFYSGTQKKDLAQMKEELEHLDGFMGELKEQSGFQAQVLEYGPGFFVPYFKKDKAEEMEAVLGEFRTLLDGLEFKSRIVLEMGRFLAAACGYYVTSIVDMKVNKEQPYIIMDGGINHLNYYGQAMAMKQPYCTQLAPDGTEKTEGKEENWNLCGALCTVSDVVVKRFPLHKPKIHDILVFERVGAYSVTEGIYLFLSRPLPRIYFWTKEEGLRLVRDGIHTDTLNSEK
- a CDS encoding acyl carrier protein — its product is MEELIELLEEIQPDADFENCDTLIDDGILDSFAILSIVSELQDTYDITITPADIIPENFNSAKALWDMVCRLKG
- a CDS encoding amino acid adenylation domain-containing protein — protein: MKTSILEYLEGSAKKYPDKTAFADENTSCTFSELENTARRTGTALAKHFTPRNPVPVFMEKSVETIGIFMGAVYAGCFYVLMDTKQPASRLQQILGILDSDVIVTSEKYLKDLEKLDFHGTVLMAPELAAEPENPEVLKAIREQALDVDPLYGIFTSGSTGVPKGVVVGHRSVLDFIDCFTELFDITDKDVMGNQAPWDFDVSVKDIYSGLKTGATVQIVPRQLFSFPMKLIDYLIEREVTTLVWAVSALCIISTLNGFEYKVPDNIKKILFSGEAMPVKHLNIWRKYLPDVMYVNIYGPTEITCNCTYYIVDREFQPGDVLPMGKAFPNEKVFLLDEEDKLITERNKNGELCVSGSALALGYYKNREQTAKAFVQNPLNDRYLEPMYRTGDLAYYNELGELCFATRKDFQIKHMGHRIELGEIEAAMDKVPEIVRSCCIFDTAKSKIVAFYEGEIERRPLARALGQYVPAFMVPNVFRQVERMPLTKNGKIDRKALTEMYQEEGK
- a CDS encoding double-cubane-cluster-containing anaerobic reductase; this encodes MEVIKELPEVFEEFAEQRKNSFLAIKKIKDQNIPVIGSYCTYFPQEIAMAMGAASVGLCSMSDETIPVAEQTLPKNLCPLIKASYGFAVTDKCPFFYFSDVVVGETTCDGKKKMYEFMSEFKDVFILELPHKQTEAALQYWKSEIIRFKEYLEKKFEVEITEEKLREAVRISNEGRRALKDFYELMKLDPAPMKGENLYNVLYGTTFKFDRSKVPAEIDALTAKVKEEYAAGKNEGKKHRILITGCPMGGATMKVVKAIEENGGVVVAFENCSGAKSVDRLIDESDPDIYEAIARRYLNIGCSVMTPNPNRFELLNELIDEYQVEAVVEMTLQACHTYNVEAGKVGRFVREEKKIPYLHVETDYSQSDIGQLNTRIAALIEML